The nucleotide sequence AAACATCACAATATCACAAACCACATTGTTAGTACTTGATTTGGATCCAACTAAATAACTAATAAATCGAATAAAGAGTTCGATAAACCAACCCCTAAGCAAAATCCTTGTGCACTCATTCTGAAATTTGAAGAGTCTGCAAATGTAGAAGTTGACATTTCAGACGAAACTCGTTTGTTAATCGAAGTAGAGCTTTCGCTACAACTTGAAAACAAAGAAGGACAAGTAGTGAAGCTTTTCGTTGATTCGATGTCGCTTTGAAACATCTCCTCAAATAAATCTTTAAGCTCTTCAAAACTCGTCTCGGCGTTTTCctgtaaaaaatatttttaaaatcgCGATTTTGGCATGCATATATGCTAGATTGCTAATCTACTTTGTTTCCTTAAATAAAGATAAGAGAATAAAGAGCTTACATTGGGTTTGTTTTGCCTCATCATCGTTGCCATTTCGGTCAAGAAGTCAGCCATACCCTAATTCCCATCAATCAGTTTTACAAAACCACGTTATCAGTAAGTTCTTGATATTTATTGTCATAAAGATGTTTTTTTAAAGAAATTATGATAAATGCCAGAAAGATTAGACAATGAACATGAATACTCTTgcaagaaaaggaagaaagaacttACATCCGCATCGTCATTATCATTGTCATGGATTCCGACATCGTACATAAATCTTTTGTTTGCATCAGAAAGTACTAGGATCCAGAAATAATGAAAAAATTAAAGATTGAGCTAACATTTACTTGTGGAATTTATAAATATTAAGTAACAAGATTCAGTACCCAATTACAATGAGAAGTAGAACAAGTAAACTATTACAGATTTTATCAAACCTGAATACCTTATAAGGAACAAATATATGAATACACTAGCTAGGCAATCATCAAAACAATAAATTGCAAGTGGAACACTACAAAGAGATCAAAgaaatgcatatatataagaaaatatacATACCAGAATAAGCTTCTTGCACTGCCTGAAACTTGTTTTTAGCCTCTTCCACATACTTCAAATTACCAGAAGCTGAGCATCTATCAGGATGCCATCTCTACACCACACAAAACAACATCACAACACAAATCTGACCCAAACTTCATTCAAAATTAACCTTCCACAATATTTCGTCTTGGTTGGATATCATCACAATCACAAACAGTGGCGGAACCAgaattttttttcaccgggggcgaaatttttttcaAAAGCGTTcacattttctgtaaaaatatttcTTTCATTCTTCCATGAAAATACAACCTTTTGGGTCATAGGTTTTGGGTTGGGAGCAAATCTGAAggcttttgggcaaaatatggagtttTTTGGAGCAAAATCAAATTTTAAGCCTGGAAATTTCAAATCCACTAGGGTCAAAATCAAAAAATCCAAAATTTTAACACTGAAAATTTCAAATCCACTGAGGGCGGGTGCCATCCCCTGCCCCTACGGAGTTTTGCCAATGAATCACAAAGGATCTCAGGTTCATATCTTGGGGTGATTGAGAAAAGGGCCGAAAAAGGTCACGGGATAACAGGTTTAGGCCGCGTACATGTGAATTAATAAATAATCCATTCTCGAGGTagtctgatcgtaaaaatcattaTTCTTTTACAAAATTTCGTCACAGcgcaaaaataaaaaaattaatacagATAAAATAGTTACATAACTGATAACTCTATGTCCCAGGAGTCATGTAAACCAAGCTCAATTCTACCTCACCATAAAACTAT is from Rutidosis leptorrhynchoides isolate AG116_Rl617_1_P2 chromosome 10, CSIRO_AGI_Rlap_v1, whole genome shotgun sequence and encodes:
- the LOC139872916 gene encoding uncharacterized protein, giving the protein MDSNKEESSNFYEILGLKKECNEAELKNAYKKLALRWHPDRCSASGNLKYVEEAKNKFQAVQEAYSVLSDANKRFMYDVGIHDNDNDDADGMADFLTEMATMMRQNKPNENAETSFEELKDLFEEMFQSDIESTKSFTTCPSLFSSCSESSTSINKRVSSEMSTSTFADSSNFRMSAQGFCLGVGNAEDTKRGGCVRGRRGTKNGHKHKGSQNGFSSIRA